The DNA window CATCTCTCTGCTGCTGACAAACACAACGATTTGTCGCCGGGTCTGCAAGATCCGCAGCAAGCCTTCAGGGGCAGAATTCTTTAACAATCAACAGTCGATAAGTGTGGGCGTTTGATGCGATGTGCCTCCGGACTTCGGTCCGGAATGCTCAAAATATAGCAACAAACGCTTACACAAGTAATAAACGTAATCATCTTCGGATGATTCGTCAGTTATTTGAGTGAGTGACCATGTCGGAAACGACATAAAACAGAGATTAAACTGAAGAGTTTGATCCTGGCTCAGATTGAACGCTGGCGGCATGCTTTACACATGCAAGTCGAACGGCAGCGCGGGCTTCGGCCTGGCGGCGAGTGGCGAACGGGTGAGTAATATATCGGAACGTGCCCAAGAGTGGGGGATAACGTAGCGAAAGTTACGCTAATACCGCATACGATCTATGGATGAAAGCAGGGGACCGCAAGGCCTTGTGCTCCTGGAGCGGCCGATATCTGATTAGCTAGTTGGTGAGGTAAAGGCTCACCAAGGCGACGATCAGTAGCTGGTCTGAGAGGACGACCAGCCACACTGGAACTGAGACACGGTCCAGACTCCTACGGGAGGCAGCAGTGGGGAATTTTGGACAATGGGGGCAACCCTGATCCAGCAATGCCGCGTGAGTGAAGAAGGCCTTCGGGTTGTAAAGCTCTTTTGTCAGGGAAGAAAAGGGTACGGCTAATATCCGTGCCTCATGACGGTACCTGAAGAATAAGCACCGGCTAACTACGTGCCAGCAGCCGCGGTAATACGTAGGGTGCAAGCGTTAATCGGAATTACTGGGCGTAAAGCGTGCGCAGGCGGTTTTGTAAGTCTGTTGTGAAATCCCCGGGCTTAACCTGGGAATGGCAATGGAGACTGCAAGGCTAGAGTTTGGCAGAGGGGGGTAGAATTCCACGTGTAGCAGTGAAATGCGTAGAGATGTGGAGGAACACCGATGGCGAAGGCAGCCCCCTGGGTCAAGACTGACGCTCATGCACGAAAGCGTGGGGAGCAAACAGGATTAGATACCCTGGTAGTCCACGCCCTAAACGATGTCTACTAGTTGTTGGGTCTTAATTGACTTAGTAACGCAGCTAACGCGTGAAGTAGACCGCCTGGGGAGTACGGTCGCAAGATTAAAACTCAAAGGAATTGACGGGGACCCGCACAAGCGGTGGATGATGTGGATTAATTCGATGCAACGCGAAAAACCTTACCTACCCTTGACATGTCAGGAATCCCGGAGAGATCCGGGAGTGCCCGAAAGGGAACCTGAACACAGGTGCTGCATGGCTGTCGTCAGCTCGTGTCGTGAGATGTTGGGTTAAGTCCCGCAACGAGCGCAACCCTTGTCATTAGTTGCTACGAAAGAGCACTCTAATGAGACTGCCGGTGACAAACCGGAGGAAGGTGGGGATGACGTCAAGTCCTCATGGCCCTTATGGGTAGGGCTTCACACGTCATACAATGGTACATACAGAGGGCCGCCAACCCGCGAGGGGGAGCTAATCCCAGAAAGTGTATCGTAGTCCGGATTGTAGTCTGCAACTCGACTGCATGAAGTTGGAATCGCTAGTAATCGCGGATCAGCATGTCGCGGTGAATACGTTCCCGGGTCTTGTACACACCGCCCGTCACACCATGGGAGCGGGTTTTACCAGAAGTAGGTAGCTTAACCGTAAGGAGGGCGCTTACCACGGTAGGATTCGTGACTGGGGTGAAGTCGTAACAAGGTAGCCGTATCGGAAGGTGCGGCTGGATCACCTCCTTTCTAGAGTCGGCACGGATCGCAAGATCGTGCATCAAACGCTCACACTTATCGACTGTCGAATGAAGAAGAAACAGTAGCACCGCTGGGTACGCAGGTATCAACTACGCGGGTCTGTAGCTCAGCTGGTTAGAGCACCGTGTTGATAACGCGGGGGTCGTTGGTTCGAGCCCAACCAGACCCACCACGTATCAAGCACAAAGTTGTATCCCATGGGGGATTAGCTCAGCTGGGAGAGCACCTGCTTTGCAAGCAGGGGGTCGTCGGTTCGATCCCGTCATCCTCCACCAAAAGCTTAAACGTAAGCGTGACGAGTTCACTTTTATGTTTAGTCTTTTAGAGACTACTGCTGTTTCGTTCTTTAACAATCTGGAAGAAGTAAAGTTTTATTAAGCGTGCGAGACATCGCACACTTAGGGTAGTGTCCGAAAGGACGCATACAAAAAACTCATCAAACACAGTAGTAAATGCTTGTAGCTATAGCCGTCAAGGTTATAGGGACAAGTGAATAAGTGCACATGGTGGATGCCTTGGCGATTACAGGCGATGAAGGACGTAGAAGTCTGCGATAAGCTTCGGGGAGCTGACAAACGAGCATTGATCCGAAGATTTCCGAATGGGGAAACCCGGCCTTATAGGTCATCACTCACTGAATACATAGGTGTGTGAAGCGAACGCGGCGAACTGAAACATCTAAGTAGCTGCAGGAAAAGAAATCAACCGAGATTCCCAAAGTAGTGGCGAGCGAAATGGGAAGAGCCTGCATGTGATAGTCGGACTGGTAGTGGAACGCATTGGAAACTGCGGCCATAGCGGGTGATAGCCCCGTACGCGAAACCAGACCGGTGGTACTAAGCATGCGACAAGTAGGGCGGGACACGAGAAATCCTGTCTGAATATGGGGGGACCATCCTCCAAGGCTAAATACTCGTAATCGACCGATAGTGAACCAGTACCGTGAGGGAAAGGCGAAAAGAACCCCGGGAGGGGAGTGAAATAGATCCTGAAACCGTGTGCATACAAACAGTCGGAGCGGACTTGTTCCGTGACGGCGTACCTTTTGTATAATGGGTCAGCGACTTACATTCAGTAGCGAGGTTAACCATATAGGGGAGCCGCAGAGAAATCGAGTCCGAACAGGGCGCTAGTTGCTGGGTGTAGACCCGAAACCAAGTGATCTATCCATGGCCAGGTTGAAGGTGCGGTAACACGCACTGGAGGACCGAACCCACTAATGTTGAAAAATTAGGGGATGAGCTGTGGATAGGGGTGAAAGGCTAAACAAACTTGGAAATAGCTGGTTCTCTCCGAAAACTATTTAGGTAGTGCCTCAAGTATCACCATCGGGGGTAGAGCACTGTTATGGCTAGGGGGTCATCGCGACTTACCAAACCATTGCAAACTCCGAATACCGATGAGTGCGAGCTTGGGAGACAGACATCGGGTGCTAACGTCCGGTGTCAAGAGGGAAACAACCCAGACCGCCAGCTAAGGTCCCAAAGATTGGCTAAGTGGAAAACGAAGTGGGAAGGCTAAAACAGTCAGGATGTTGGCTTAGAAGCAGCCATCATTTAAAGAAAGCGTAATAGCTCACTGATCGAGTCGTCCTGCGCGGAAGATGTAACGGGGCTAAGCCAGTCACCGAAGCTGCGGATATGCATTTATGCATATGGTAGGAGAGCGTTCTGTAAGCCTGCGAAGGTGTCTTGTAAAGGATGCTGGAGGTATCAGAAGTGCGAATGCTGACATGAGTAGCGATAATGCGGGTGAAAAGCCCGCACGCCGTAAGCCCAAGGTTTCCTGTTCAACGTTCATCGGAGCAGGGTGAGTCGGCCCCTAAGGCGAGGCAGAGATGCGTAGCTGATGGGAAGCAGGTTAATATTCCTGCACCGTCGTATGATGCGATGGGGGGACGGATCGCGGAAGGTTGTCTGACTGTTGGAATAGTCAGTTTCTGGTTCATAGAAAGTGCTTAGGCAAATCCGGGCACATAATTCAAGGGGCTGGGACGAAGGATCATTGATCCTGTAGCAATCGGAAGTGGTTCCAAGAAAAGCCTCTAAGCTTCAGTCATACGAGACCGTACCGCAAACCGACACAGGTGGGCGAGATGAGTATTCTAAGGCGCTTGAGAGAACTCGGGAGAAGGAACTCGGCAAATTGGTACCGTAACTTCGGGAAAAGGTACGCCCCAGTAGCTTGACCACTTTACTGTGGAAGGGTGACAGGGTTGCAATAAAATGGTGGCTGCGACTGTTTAATAAAAACACAGCACTCTGCAAACACGAAAGTGGACGTATAGGGTGTGACGCCTGCCCGGTGCTGGAAGATTAAATGATGGGGTGCAAGCTCTTGATTGAAGTCCCAGTAAACGGCGGCCGTAACTATAACGGTCCTAAGGTAGCGAAATTCCTTGTCGGGTAAGTTCCGACCTGCACGAATGGCGTAACGATGGCCACACTGTCTCCTCCCGAGACTCAGCGAAGTTGAAGTGTTTGTGATGATGCAATCTACCCGCGGCTAGACGGAAAGACCCCATGAACCTTTACTGTAGCTTTGCATTGGACTTTGAACCAATCTGTGTAGGATAGGTGGGAGGCTTTGAAGCGGGGACGCCAGTTCTCGTGGAGCCAACCTTGAAATACCACCCTGGTTTGTTTGAGGTTCTAACCTTGGTCCGTTATCCGGATCGGGGACAGTGCATGGTAGGCAGTTTGACTGGGGCGGTCTCCTCCTAAAGTGTAACGGAGGAGTTCGAAGGTACGCTAGGTACGGTCGGACATCGTGCTAATAGTGCAATGGCATAAGCGTGCTTAACTGCGAGACCGACAAGTCGAGCAGGTACGAAAGTAGGACATAGTGATCCGGTGGTTCTGTATGGAAGGGCCATCGCTCAACGGATAAAAGGTACTCTGGGGATAACAGGCTGATTCCTCCCAAGAGTTCATATCGACGGGGGAGTTTGGCACCTCGATGTCGGCTCATCACATCCTGGGGCTGTAGCCGGTCCCAAGGGTATGGCTGTTCGCCATTTAAAGTGGTACGTGAGCTGGGTTTAAAACGTCGTGAGACAGTTTGGTCCCTATCTGCCGTGGGCGTTGGAAATTTGAAGGGGGCTGCTCCTAGTACGAGAGGACCGGAGTGGACGAACCTCTGGTGTACCGGTTGTCACGCCAGTGGCATTGCCGGGTAGCTAAGTTCGGAAGAGATAACCGCTGAAAGCATCTAAGCGGGAAACTTGCCTTAAGATGAGATTTCCCGGAGCCTTGAGCTCCTTGAAGGGTCGTTCGAGACCAGGACGTTGATAGGTCAGGTGTGGAAGTGCAGTAATGCATTAAGCTAACTGATACTAATTGCCCGTACGGCTTGTCCCTATAACCTTGACGGTTATGAACCAATAATGGTTCCTTGCATTTACTCTTTGATGAGATGTAGTTGAACACTACAACCCAACTTTACTTCTTCCGGATTGAGATCGATTGCTGCTCCATTGAGAGCAATCGATCGTACAAGTCATGCCTGATGACCATAGCAAGTCGGTCCCACCCCTTCCCATCCCGAACAGGACCGTGAAACGACTTTGCGCCGATGATAGTGCTGCAACCAGTGTGAAAGTAGGTTATCGTCAGGCTGTTATTCCGAGAGAAGCCCATTGCGTGAACGCAGTGGGCTTTTTTCATTTGCACTCATGCATTGCAATACGCCGCAGACTTCGCTCCAAGTCCCGGGTTTTTTTGCTCGGCCGGGCACTGCCCGACCTCGCTCCACGAACAGGACCGTGAAACGACTTTGCGCCGATGATAGTGCTGCAACCAGTGTGAAAGTAGGTTATCGTCAGGCTGTTATATAGAAAAACCCCGCTAGCGTGTGCTGGCGGGTTTTTTTGCTTTTGTTGCCATAAAACCGGTGACAGACACCGGTTTTTTGGGAACATTTCTCAAAAACTGGTGCCTATCCCTGATTTCCAGGAAATATTGCCTGAAAATTGGTGCCTGTCACCAGTTTTGAGGTAGCAGCGTCATCGCCTTGTCACGCCACGGCCATAGACTGCCTCTTTTTTCATTCGAAGAGGCCCTCATGAAGCTCCCGCGTCTTTCCCTGTTTTCGCTGGCTGTCATGCTGGCAGCCTGTGGTGGTAGCAACGATCCCCCCGCAGCCACCGTTCCCGCGAAGCCGCAGGTGAGCGGAGTATTGCTCGATGGGGCAGTCGAGGGCGCGGAGTACGTGGCTGGAACGTCTGCGCGGGCGAACACGGGCAGCAAGGGGGAATTTACTTGCGCCCAGGGGGATGCTGTCAACTTCACCCTTGGCGGTATGTCGCTTGGCACTGCGGCGTGCGCCGCGATGATCACGCCGCTGCAACTGGCCGGTACCAATGACATCAAGGACATCAAGGTCATCAACCGCCTGCTCGCGCTGCAGTTGCTGGACGAAGATGGCGATCCTGCGAATGGCATAAGGATCACGGCCACCACCCGAACTGCGCTGGCAGGCAAGAGCCTTGACTTCAATGCCACCACGGCGACCTTCGACAAGTCGCTGGCAACGTTGCTGGCTGCAGCGGGCAAGGAATACGCCGTCCGCACGATCGACGAAACCCGCCGCATGCTGGTACGCGAGCACTTCGAAGACACGCTGGCATCGAAACTCGATGCTCCGGCCGTCGAAAAATTCGCCCAGGGCCCCGTCGAAGTCAGCGTCACCCGCTACCAGATCCAGGCAGACAGCAAGTTCTACATCCCATATGAAGGCAGCAACGGCAAGGTGAAGGGAGACTTCCCGCTCGGCTTCCTGCCGTCATATGGCTCGTCGCTGGCCTTCAAGGGTATCAACGCCAACGGAGACCTGGAATTCTATGGCCTGACCGATCGCGGCCCGAACGGCGATGGACCGAACGTGCCATCGCCCAGCGGTTCAGGAGCGTCAGTCAGCAAGATTTTCCCGTCGCCGTCGTTCGCCCCCTCGATCGGGCTGATCACCGTGGGCAAGTCAGGCGCGGTGCTGAACTCGGCCATGCCGCTCAAGGTTTCCGCCGCAGTCAATGCCACTGGCCTGCCGATTCCGGTAGGCTCGCTCGGCAATTCAGCCGAAACCCCGGTGATGGACGCGATGAAGTTCGATGCCTTCGACAAGGCCAGATTCGATACGAACGGCATCGACAGCGAA is part of the Pseudoduganella lutea genome and encodes:
- a CDS encoding esterase-like activity of phytase family protein — its product is MKLPRLSLFSLAVMLAACGGSNDPPAATVPAKPQVSGVLLDGAVEGAEYVAGTSARANTGSKGEFTCAQGDAVNFTLGGMSLGTAACAAMITPLQLAGTNDIKDIKVINRLLALQLLDEDGDPANGIRITATTRTALAGKSLDFNATTATFDKSLATLLAAAGKEYAVRTIDETRRMLVREHFEDTLASKLDAPAVEKFAQGPVEVSVTRYQIQADSKFYIPYEGSNGKVKGDFPLGFLPSYGSSLAFKGINANGDLEFYGLTDRGPNGDGPNVPSPSGSGASVSKIFPSPSFAPSIGLITVGKSGAVLNSAMPLKVSAAVNATGLPIPVGSLGNSAETPVMDAMKFDAFDKARFDTNGIDSEAVVFDKARNALWISDEYGPFIVKVDAASGVILNKYAPGTGLPKIFAKRRANRGMEGLTLDTATDKLHGFLQSPLTDGSATYSITGKSEQVERFARFNRWVEFDPKTGATTKMYAYPLAASDYQDGRTGNAKLGDVVALGNGKFIVIEQGADHAGKVFNKLMLVEIGTATDIATAAFNADTSDLEKSSMSGAPVNGADWSKVVPLKKTPLLDLNAIGWLAEKAEGLAIVDGNTLAIANDNDFGLRTRIFSPSGEAIADADVTKCNVDAVGTIVTGSAPGCNAANAIRVARGTDAERPSRLWLLKFGKPLSTY